In the Athene noctua chromosome 25, bAthNoc1.hap1.1, whole genome shotgun sequence genome, one interval contains:
- the LOC141970470 gene encoding keratin, type I cytoskeletal 19-like, giving the protein MSCSIKQTTGSLRGRTSGGSCVIGGGGGGGGARISSVSSGRYTTCGIGGSRGFSGRSYCGGVNYGGGLSTGSLVGGNYGGGLGAAVLGGCSGIGFSGGSARFGGGIGGGLGIGLGGGVVGGGFAGDGILLSGDEKVTMQNLNDRLASYLDKVRCLEQENADLECRIREWYAKQGPFCEPRDYSCYYKEIEDLQNQIVCATIDNNKIILNIDNSRMTADDFRVKYETELALRQSVEADINGLRQVLDQLTLCRSDLEAQLESLREELCCLKKNHEEEMSCLRKQSTGDVSVEVNACPGPDLRKILEEMRCQYETLIERNRKEVEDWYECKIEEVNREVITSGQEVETCNNQVTELRRQLQALEIDLQAQLSQRDNLESSLAETECRYNNHLAELQSQITCVEQQLADLRAEMECQNQEYKILLDVKCRLEQEIHTYRCLLEGGQQDLIQQGGIGQSSGLGGGVARTSGIGGGGIIRTSHTYTSSSQMPSCAAAEIQVPCRRICD; this is encoded by the exons ATGAGTTGTAGTATTAAGCAGACAACTGGCTCTCTCAGGGGAAGGACCAGCGGTGGCAGCTGTGTTATtggtggcggtggtggtggtggaggagcaCGGATCTCCTCGGTCTCCTCGGGACGATACACGACTTGCGGGATAGGTGGTAGCCGAGGGTTTTCGGGTAGAAGCTACTGTGGTGGTGTGAATTATGGAGGAGGACTGAGCACTGGCAGTCTGGTTGGTGGGAACTATGGAGGTGGCTTAGGAGCCGCTGTCCTCGGAGGATGCTCAGGCATTGGATTCAGCGGTGGCAGCGCTCGCTTTGGCGGTGGCATTGGAGGTGGCCTTGGTATTGGTCTTGGTGGAGGGGTAGTTGGAGGTGGTTTTGCTGGTGATGGCATTCTTCTTTCTGGTGACGAAAAGGTCACCATGCAGAACCTTAACGACCGCCTGGCTTCTTACCTGGACAAGGTGAGGTGCCTGGAACAAGAAAATGCTGACCTGGAGTGCAGAATCAGGGAGTGGTATGCCAAGCAGGGCCCGTTTTGTGAGCCGCGGGACTACAGCTGCTATTATAAAGAAATAGAAGATCTTCAAAATCAG attgTCTGCGCAACCATAGACAACAACAAGATCATCCTGAACATCGACAACAGCAGGATGACAGCCGACGACTTCCGAGTGAA GTACGAGACGGAGCTGGCCCTGCGCCAGAGCGTGGAGGCTGACATTAACGGCTTACGCCAGGTCCTGGATCAGCTGACGCTCTGCAGGTCTGACCTGGAGGCCCAGCTGGAGTCGCTGCGGGAGGAGCTCTGCTGCCTGAAGAAGAACCACGAGGAG GAAATGAGCTGTCTGAGGAAACAATCGACTGGAGATGTGAGCGTGGAGGTCAACGCCTGCCCTGGCCCAGACCTCAGAAAGATCCTGGAGGAGATGAGGTGCCAGTATGAAACGCTGATTGAACGCAACCGCAAAGAAGTTGAGGATTGGTACGAGTGCAAG ATTGAGGAGGTGAATCGGGAGGTTATTACAAGCGGTCAGGAGGTAGAGACGTGCAACAACCAGGTCACCGAACTGAGACGCCAATTGCAAGCCCTGGAAATCGATCTCCAGGCCCAGCTCAGCCAG AGGGACAACCTGGAGTCGTCGCTGGCTGAGACGGAGTGTCGCTACAACAACCACCTTGCTGAGCTCCAGAGCCAGATCACGTGCGTGGAGCAGCAGCTGGCTGACCTGCGGGCGGAGATGGAGTGCCAGAATCAGGAGTACAAGATCCTGCTGGACGTCAAGTGCCGCCTGGAGCAGGAGATCCACACGTACCGCTGCCTGCTGGAGGGCGGGCAGCAGGATCTCAT TCAGCAAGGAGGAATTGGTCAGTCGTCGGGGCTAGGAGGAGGAGTTGCAAGAACAAGTGGAATAGGAGGAGGAGGTATCATTAGAACAAGCCACACGTACACTTCGTCTTCCCAGATGCCATCCTGTGCAGCTGCGGAGATACAAG TGCCTTGCAGAAGGATTTGTGATTAA